One genomic segment of Desulfatiglans sp. includes these proteins:
- a CDS encoding efflux RND transporter permease subunit, with amino-acid sequence MLALARFATRRPVAVTVVAAAIIMLGWISLKGLPLDLLPDIQSPTILVSVKSGDRPPTEMERLYGKQVEQRLFTVKGIRSINQVARAGNLIARVTFEWDADMDMALVDIQKAITPISSDEDVDEVVVRRQDPRELPVITIGLVAKGELPGLTELKKIAERMVAPALEQLEGVAEVRVTGGREEEVRIVVDRYLMEAHSITMAELESRIRSANIDINAGTLEEGETVYLVRGLSRFNNTDDIARVVIKYDRDAGEKPIPVRVGDIGRVMITDRDIRDLVLVNGKEGISLSIYKEAGANTVKVSRNVKDALKNLNRELKGMEFSMVSDEAALVEDAINDVESAAVIGIFLAVIVLWFFLRSFSSTVIVASAVPVSLMATLFAMHFFGHSLNLMTLGGMALGAGMLVDNAIVVIESIFRRREAGDTPYDAASKGAAVVAGAIVSSTLTTCVVFLPVLFIKGLAARLVSGISFTVIVSLVSSLGVAVFLIPALAKWFLPKDATKEVNPGKGKIESVVSRLLERPYLVLTISILLVAGSLFALAGLKSELMAPGDPRQFSIRITGAPGQRVAATKNMVSVVEDIIRKAAGDDLKVILSEVGRLPDDANFIREEQTGENSARILINLRTDGRTAGQVVRAASPMMSGLHNMEVTWELGTSAIARAIGNTGPPIQVEISGQSVDELRRATGEVLENLKRVPELWNIRSSFEGGAPELHVILNRTLCDGLGVDIEMVSRVIEAALDGKVVTRMTTGDEERDVVLRVEHGAGFDLESIPFTTSRGERLTIGDIADFVKAEGALEIFRRDQKRVAMVSARIMEGVDYPQARDAAYSVIKNMEPGPGLSMRLIGEEEERAKTFSELEWAGIMAVILVFMVLAGTFESFLHPFTVLSAIPFALIGVAAVLVPGGRPIGIMEALGLIVLTGIAVNDAILMVQTARQLVNEGLERKPALARAASIRLRPVIMTSSTTILALLPLALGIGEAAQLRAPMAITIIGGIAASTLASLFVIPCLYLVLDKLHIKRARA; translated from the coding sequence ATGTTAGCTCTAGCACGATTCGCAACAAGGCGTCCGGTGGCTGTAACAGTGGTTGCGGCAGCCATTATCATGCTCGGATGGATATCACTTAAAGGTCTCCCCCTTGATCTTTTGCCTGATATCCAGAGCCCTACCATACTTGTCTCTGTAAAATCAGGTGACAGGCCCCCCACAGAAATGGAGAGGCTCTATGGCAAACAGGTGGAGCAGAGGCTCTTTACTGTAAAGGGAATAAGGTCAATAAACCAGGTAGCCAGGGCGGGAAACCTCATTGCCCGTGTCACATTTGAATGGGATGCGGATATGGATATGGCCCTTGTGGATATCCAGAAGGCTATTACCCCCATCTCATCGGATGAAGATGTGGATGAGGTGGTTGTACGGAGGCAGGACCCGCGTGAACTCCCGGTCATCACGATAGGTCTTGTGGCAAAGGGGGAGCTTCCCGGTCTTACAGAGCTGAAAAAGATAGCTGAAAGGATGGTCGCTCCGGCCCTTGAGCAACTCGAAGGGGTGGCAGAGGTAAGGGTAACCGGCGGCAGGGAGGAGGAGGTAAGGATTGTTGTGGACCGCTACCTGATGGAGGCCCACTCAATAACAATGGCCGAGCTTGAAAGCCGTATCAGGTCAGCCAATATTGATATTAATGCGGGAACCCTTGAAGAGGGAGAGACTGTATATCTTGTAAGGGGTTTGTCCCGGTTCAATAATACGGATGATATTGCCCGTGTTGTAATCAAGTATGACAGGGATGCAGGCGAAAAACCCATACCGGTGAGGGTCGGTGATATCGGCAGGGTCATGATTACTGACAGGGATATCCGTGACCTGGTTCTTGTAAATGGCAAAGAGGGTATAAGCCTTTCAATATACAAGGAGGCAGGGGCCAATACAGTAAAGGTGTCGCGCAATGTGAAGGATGCCCTCAAAAACCTGAACAGGGAGCTTAAGGGCATGGAGTTCAGCATGGTCAGTGATGAGGCCGCCCTGGTTGAAGATGCGATAAATGATGTTGAAAGCGCCGCTGTTATCGGTATCTTTCTTGCGGTAATTGTGCTCTGGTTTTTTTTAAGGTCATTCAGTTCAACCGTGATAGTGGCATCCGCAGTGCCGGTCTCTCTCATGGCAACCCTCTTTGCAATGCATTTTTTCGGACACAGCCTTAACCTTATGACCCTCGGAGGCATGGCCCTTGGGGCAGGCATGCTTGTGGATAATGCCATTGTGGTAATAGAGAGTATCTTTCGAAGAAGGGAGGCAGGAGATACCCCCTATGATGCCGCCTCAAAGGGGGCAGCGGTTGTTGCGGGGGCAATTGTCTCCAGCACCCTTACCACCTGTGTGGTATTTCTGCCTGTGCTTTTTATAAAGGGGCTTGCCGCAAGGCTTGTATCCGGCATATCCTTTACAGTCATAGTCTCTCTTGTCTCATCCCTCGGGGTGGCGGTCTTTCTGATACCGGCCCTGGCAAAATGGTTTTTACCAAAGGATGCCACAAAGGAGGTAAACCCCGGAAAGGGAAAGATAGAATCTGTTGTCTCACGCCTGCTTGAACGGCCATACCTTGTGCTTACTATCAGCATATTACTTGTGGCGGGCTCACTATTTGCCCTTGCGGGGCTTAAAAGCGAGCTGATGGCGCCCGGAGACCCAAGGCAGTTTTCCATACGTATAACAGGAGCTCCCGGGCAGAGGGTGGCCGCTACAAAAAATATGGTATCTGTTGTGGAAGATATAATACGTAAGGCCGCAGGGGATGACCTTAAGGTAATACTCTCCGAGGTGGGTAGACTCCCTGATGACGCAAATTTTATACGTGAAGAGCAGACAGGAGAAAACAGCGCCAGGATACTCATAAACCTCAGAACAGATGGCAGGACAGCAGGCCAGGTGGTTAGAGCCGCATCACCCATGATGTCGGGGCTTCATAATATGGAGGTTACATGGGAACTGGGCACATCGGCCATAGCAAGGGCGATTGGCAATACCGGCCCGCCCATACAGGTTGAGATATCGGGCCAGTCTGTTGATGAGCTGAGGAGGGCCACAGGGGAGGTGCTTGAAAATTTAAAGAGAGTGCCTGAGCTCTGGAATATCCGCTCATCCTTTGAGGGCGGCGCGCCTGAGCTTCATGTAATACTTAACCGCACCCTGTGTGACGGCCTTGGGGTTGACATAGAGATGGTTTCGCGGGTGATAGAGGCTGCCCTTGATGGAAAGGTAGTGACCAGGATGACAACTGGTGATGAGGAGAGGGATGTTGTCTTGAGGGTTGAACATGGCGCAGGGTTTGATCTTGAATCCATACCATTTACCACCTCAAGGGGTGAAAGGCTTACCATCGGGGATATTGCTGATTTTGTAAAGGCAGAGGGTGCGCTTGAGATATTCAGGAGAGATCAGAAAAGGGTCGCAATGGTAAGCGCAAGGATCATGGAGGGGGTGGATTATCCGCAGGCAAGGGATGCCGCCTACTCGGTTATTAAAAATATGGAGCCCGGCCCGGGTTTAAGCATGAGGCTTATCGGAGAAGAGGAGGAGAGGGCCAAGACCTTTTCCGAGCTCGAGTGGGCAGGCATAATGGCTGTTATTCTTGTGTTCATGGTGCTGGCAGGCACCTTTGAATCCTTTCTTCACCCGTTTACAGTGCTTTCCGCTATCCCCTTTGCACTTATAGGGGTTGCCGCTGTCCTTGTGCCGGGAGGAAGACCCATAGGGATCATGGAGGCATTAGGGCTTATTGTGCTCACAGGTATTGCTGTGAATGATGCAATACTTATGGTTCAGACAGCCCGTCAGCTTGTTAATGAGGGTCTTGAACGGAAACCGGCTCTGGCTAGGGCTGCATCGATCAGGCTGAGACCCGTTATAATGACATCCTCAACCACAATATTAGCCCTTCTTCCCCTTGCGCTGGGCATAGGTGAAGCGGCCCAGCTCAGGGCCCCTATGGCCATTACAATTATCGGGGGCATTGCCGCTTCCACGCTCGCCTCCCTCTTTGTAATACCATGCCTCTATCTGGTACTCGACAAACTGCATATCAAAAGGGCCAGGGCATGA
- a CDS encoding ATP-binding cassette domain-containing protein — protein sequence MNWYSIPVKRPVATAMFFCAILLLGIIGWLRIPVELIPDIEGDSIHIEFGRVNSEPEVVEREILIPLQEKASTLEGIKETFGRISGSNGSLDINFKPGTNIKIRQLDLQRIAAELNREQPRGSYISVGGQDFSMISRIVMSIQVIGGDDTDSLRSFVEENIESRIAAVNGVARVFVMGGAPEEITIRVDPDKCSALGISPQEVSTTLSRSVQRLKFLGGLEDSSMRTPVILDGRPRGVYELGELRINPERAVLIRHVADVSKGTGRNESIYRVNSKPSVALLVFKEEGANLVALGKDIRGRLAELKREFQPYGIDFLTGFDAAKTVEKQIDRLKKLALSGFIISLVILFLYIKRFRALTVVAVAVPVSLLSSMAFLYTGGYTLNLITLIGLAVGVGMLVDNSIVVYEAVQRRLERGVDPDRAAGDGIRITFKAILAATATNAVVFLPVFFLVESAMLRGVMKFLAAAILIPMGSSLLVATGLVPLLSRKFAAPAAMDQLKRVKKRRELYAGLPLPDRWRDLFTGLLKNSMRNPAAWITMIAAAVIFTVIVGLPWVTLGTGNQEAREAEEIQLSIDVPPGDSLESISRDIYSLEQVALKIEGVESVESMIQEKNSTLTIRLVEKGLRPPELTAPFVRGKINNAASRLKGFTVRSESTAGQGRGRQGSGAATLMGQGQSEVVLSGPDSKKLMDIAVALKERLESVPDIGEHGVQISSTPGQDEIHIIPDHRILNSLGLFSDQVFIMLRLALSREGTQMSAGTIEAEGKEIPIVIRSTKTGTVNLSQRMEGLRINTSAGVITLGYISDARKMPPPNVIEHRNGRREMRVMYSLKAGAPSTGPAREALDDEILSMIESVPVPEGYIIDPSENNETASMARRILIPIALLLFAVLAITFESLTMPLLVMLAAPLTIIGAIWALCFAGMPLFSPMAIAGVVVLMGIMVNPAILLVDRMQTRVLGSGWSAGAAALAAVRERSRPVLMTTATTIAGLWPLAISTGTENEMWPPFAVVIMGGLVTSGLLILLVIPIGFVFLSRIDRIFGRLGPWITVAWICATTIVMTPLIYFEQITSMTWQITTTILIASVFLGIFVLIFRKPELPQPSEGVEVEVKYIHKIYGRPGPIGKAIRAGEHFTLKVLNRGGKPFLPHDVIQPMITVIVLLMGVSYLAFSLSTIFWRLIFSFAGAVLLIRLLSLIRKLRGRCDEKGNALPGGIENMLATIIPWGVLLLNGLFYYAAPVSVGKHPRMALFPMLLIALLIIFIQAGRKTAKDLSSGRVKKGFETGFIYRMKLLWRSMCRLIFGLDLPRDEHQALKNINFRVERGMIGILGPNGAGKTTLLRAIAGILEPTTGAITLGGVPLKKIRRYLANWVGYLPQDFGLPKNLTGREYLEYYALLYRIDEKDKIIERVNFLLTEVGLAEQADKQIGDYSGGMRQRVAVARTLLRLPPVIIVDEPTVGLDPKERIRFRNLLSRLAETRIVLFSTHVVEDVAVACERVIVLSKGEKLFDGEPGLLASVADGKTWEMQIREGEENRLPENAIVVDQVPEADGLYHIRILYHESPAPDAKAVSPNLQDGYLELVGTRRKRVV from the coding sequence ATGAACTGGTATAGCATACCTGTAAAAAGGCCTGTGGCCACGGCCATGTTTTTCTGCGCTATCCTGCTCCTGGGCATAATAGGGTGGCTGAGGATCCCTGTTGAGCTTATCCCTGACATTGAGGGAGACAGCATCCATATTGAATTCGGAAGGGTGAACAGCGAGCCTGAGGTGGTTGAGCGCGAAATCCTTATCCCCCTTCAGGAGAAGGCCTCCACACTTGAGGGTATAAAGGAGACATTCGGCAGAATCAGCGGGTCAAACGGCTCACTGGATATTAATTTTAAGCCGGGCACGAACATTAAGATAAGGCAGCTTGATCTCCAGCGTATAGCAGCGGAGCTTAACAGGGAGCAGCCAAGGGGATCATACATAAGCGTCGGCGGTCAGGACTTTTCCATGATAAGCCGGATCGTCATGAGCATACAGGTCATTGGCGGTGATGATACAGACAGCCTGAGGAGTTTTGTCGAGGAGAATATAGAGTCACGCATTGCAGCGGTAAATGGCGTAGCCAGGGTCTTTGTGATGGGCGGCGCACCTGAAGAGATAACCATAAGGGTTGACCCTGATAAATGCTCTGCACTGGGCATATCACCACAGGAGGTGTCAACAACCCTTTCACGATCTGTTCAGAGGCTAAAATTTCTGGGGGGGCTTGAAGATAGTTCAATGCGAACCCCTGTTATACTGGATGGCAGGCCCAGAGGTGTGTATGAACTGGGTGAGTTAAGGATAAATCCTGAAAGGGCGGTGCTCATACGCCATGTAGCCGATGTCTCAAAGGGTACAGGCAGAAATGAGAGCATATACCGTGTAAACAGCAAACCATCCGTGGCCCTCCTGGTATTCAAGGAAGAGGGGGCAAATCTGGTTGCTCTGGGTAAAGATATAAGGGGGCGTCTTGCAGAGCTTAAAAGGGAATTCCAGCCATACGGCATTGATTTTTTAACAGGGTTTGATGCGGCAAAGACAGTTGAAAAGCAGATAGACCGCTTAAAGAAACTTGCTTTGAGCGGGTTTATTATCTCCCTTGTTATACTCTTCCTTTATATAAAAAGGTTCAGGGCGCTTACAGTCGTGGCGGTTGCAGTGCCTGTCAGCCTCCTCTCTTCCATGGCCTTTCTCTATACAGGCGGATATACGCTAAATCTTATAACACTTATCGGGCTTGCTGTGGGCGTGGGCATGCTTGTTGATAACAGCATTGTTGTCTATGAGGCGGTTCAGCGGAGGCTTGAAAGGGGGGTTGACCCTGACCGGGCCGCAGGAGATGGCATACGGATAACCTTCAAGGCCATACTTGCTGCCACAGCGACAAACGCAGTTGTATTCCTGCCCGTTTTCTTTCTTGTGGAGAGCGCCATGCTGAGGGGGGTGATGAAGTTTTTAGCCGCTGCCATACTTATCCCCATGGGGTCATCGCTCCTTGTTGCAACGGGTCTTGTCCCCCTTTTAAGCAGGAAATTTGCCGCGCCTGCTGCAATGGATCAGCTTAAAAGAGTAAAAAAACGCAGGGAGCTCTATGCAGGGCTTCCTCTGCCTGACAGATGGCGTGACCTCTTTACTGGGCTTTTAAAGAATTCCATGAGGAATCCTGCTGCATGGATCACCATGATAGCAGCAGCGGTAATATTTACAGTGATTGTGGGTCTGCCCTGGGTCACTTTAGGCACAGGAAACCAGGAGGCAAGGGAAGCGGAGGAGATACAGCTCTCTATTGATGTGCCTCCAGGGGATTCCCTTGAATCAATAAGCAGGGATATCTATTCTCTTGAACAGGTGGCCCTTAAGATAGAGGGGGTTGAATCTGTTGAGAGCATGATTCAGGAAAAAAACAGCACCCTTACCATCAGGCTTGTTGAAAAGGGGTTGCGCCCCCCTGAGCTTACAGCCCCCTTTGTGAGAGGTAAGATTAATAATGCTGCCAGCAGGCTCAAAGGATTTACTGTCAGGTCAGAAAGCACAGCCGGACAGGGCAGGGGCAGGCAGGGTTCCGGCGCTGCCACACTTATGGGTCAGGGACAATCGGAGGTTGTACTTTCAGGCCCTGACTCAAAAAAACTGATGGATATTGCAGTCGCATTAAAGGAGCGTCTTGAGTCAGTCCCTGATATCGGGGAGCATGGGGTGCAGATATCATCAACACCCGGTCAGGATGAGATACACATAATCCCTGATCACAGGATACTGAACAGCCTTGGGCTCTTCTCTGATCAGGTATTTATCATGCTGAGGCTGGCGCTCTCCAGGGAAGGCACACAGATGAGCGCAGGCACAATAGAGGCAGAGGGAAAAGAGATACCGATTGTCATCAGGAGCACTAAAACAGGGACAGTCAACCTGAGCCAGAGGATGGAAGGGCTCAGGATAAATACCTCTGCCGGTGTCATAACACTCGGGTACATATCTGATGCCCGAAAGATGCCTCCCCCGAATGTGATAGAGCACCGCAATGGGAGGCGGGAGATGAGGGTAATGTATTCACTCAAGGCGGGCGCCCCATCCACAGGGCCGGCCCGCGAGGCGCTGGATGATGAGATCCTGAGCATGATAGAGTCTGTGCCTGTGCCTGAGGGTTATATAATTGACCCCTCTGAGAATAACGAGACAGCGAGCATGGCAAGGCGTATCCTTATTCCTATAGCGCTTCTGCTCTTCGCGGTACTTGCCATTACATTTGAATCCCTTACAATGCCCCTCCTTGTAATGCTTGCAGCCCCGCTTACCATAATCGGGGCAATATGGGCGCTCTGTTTTGCGGGAATGCCCCTCTTCAGCCCCATGGCTATCGCCGGCGTTGTTGTGCTCATGGGGATCATGGTAAACCCTGCCATACTTCTTGTGGACAGGATGCAGACGAGGGTGCTTGGAAGCGGTTGGTCAGCAGGGGCTGCGGCCCTCGCAGCGGTGAGAGAAAGGTCAAGGCCGGTATTGATGACAACGGCCACTACCATAGCAGGCCTTTGGCCCCTTGCAATCTCTACAGGCACTGAGAATGAGATGTGGCCACCTTTCGCGGTCGTGATCATGGGGGGGCTTGTCACCTCAGGTCTCCTCATTCTTCTGGTTATCCCCATAGGGTTTGTCTTCTTAAGCCGGATAGACAGGATATTCGGGAGGCTCGGGCCATGGATAACTGTAGCATGGATATGTGCTACAACTATTGTCATGACGCCTCTTATATATTTTGAACAGATAACCAGTATGACATGGCAGATAACCACAACCATACTGATTGCATCGGTGTTCCTGGGTATATTTGTACTCATCTTCCGCAAACCTGAGCTGCCTCAACCCTCTGAAGGTGTTGAGGTGGAGGTAAAATATATTCACAAGATATATGGCAGGCCCGGACCAATAGGTAAGGCCATCAGGGCAGGGGAGCATTTTACCTTAAAGGTGCTTAACCGCGGAGGAAAGCCATTTTTACCTCATGATGTTATCCAGCCAATGATAACAGTTATAGTGCTTCTTATGGGGGTGTCATATCTTGCCTTTTCATTAAGCACTATTTTCTGGCGTCTCATCTTTTCATTTGCCGGGGCTGTCTTACTCATAAGGCTGCTCTCACTGATACGAAAACTGCGTGGCAGATGTGATGAAAAGGGGAATGCGTTACCGGGCGGGATTGAAAACATGCTCGCTACCATTATCCCCTGGGGTGTCCTCTTGCTGAACGGGCTTTTCTATTATGCTGCGCCTGTGTCTGTTGGTAAGCACCCGCGCATGGCGCTATTCCCCATGCTGCTCATAGCCTTACTGATTATTTTCATTCAGGCAGGCAGAAAGACCGCAAAGGATCTTTCCTCTGGCAGGGTGAAAAAAGGGTTTGAAACAGGTTTTATCTACCGGATGAAGCTCCTCTGGCGAAGTATGTGCAGGCTCATTTTTGGTCTTGATCTGCCAAGGGATGAACATCAGGCCCTTAAGAACATTAACTTCAGGGTAGAAAGGGGCATGATAGGTATACTTGGCCCAAATGGGGCCGGTAAAACAACACTCTTAAGGGCAATAGCAGGCATACTTGAGCCGACTACAGGTGCAATAACACTCGGTGGAGTGCCACTTAAAAAGATCAGGAGGTACCTCGCCAACTGGGTTGGGTATCTGCCCCAGGATTTCGGCCTGCCTAAAAACCTTACAGGCAGGGAATACCTCGAGTACTATGCCCTGTTATACAGGATAGATGAAAAGGATAAGATAATTGAAAGGGTAAATTTCCTCCTTACCGAGGTGGGGCTCGCTGAACAGGCGGATAAACAGATCGGAGATTATTCAGGCGGTATGCGCCAGCGTGTAGCGGTTGCGCGCACACTTTTAAGGCTTCCACCCGTGATTATTGTTGATGAACCTACAGTGGGGCTTGACCCCAAGGAGCGTATAAGATTCCGCAATCTTCTGTCCAGACTGGCGGAGACAAGAATAGTGCTCTTTTCCACCCATGTTGTTGAGGATGTGGCAGTGGCATGTGAGAGGGTTATTGTGCTTTCAAAGGGAGAGAAGCTCTTTGATGGCGAGCCAGGCCTGCTCGCATCTGTAGCTGATGGAAAGACATGGGAGATGCAGATCAGGGAGGGCGAAGAAAACAGGCTGCCGGAGAATGCCATTGTGGTGGATCAGGTGCCAGAGGCCGAT